In Edaphobacter dinghuensis, a genomic segment contains:
- a CDS encoding TonB-dependent receptor produces the protein MRFKLLVLASFCTLFLFPGHDIAWSQATTSLGGHVTDAGGASIAGASVKLTRTATTTVRETTTNKNGEYQFSQVAPGRYELTIASQGFATEKQTAIDLLVSQPATINVSLAVASVTSDVTVNAAVQPILNTTDATLGNAFTGQQIENLPSEARNVPDLLSLQPGVTFLGRTDTDTGTQSNGNTSTDSRSGSTNGGRSDQANITLDGIDVNDINNGYAFTSVLRVSQDAIAEFRVTTSNPNAEEGRSSGAQIALVTKSGTNSLHGVVYAYNRNNLFHANDFFNKQTQANEGLPNVPLKLIRNVFGASVGGPIKKNTAFFFLNYEGRRDTQGFTSNSDIVPTPSFRAGNLQYVCTGAAKCPASGVFLLTPSDLQSMDPQGIGVNTAVLALMNTYPNGNNLSLGDGLNTEGYSFSYNTQRSYNAYTGRLDWDIRGNGKHTVFWRGNLQNDHEPGGPQFPGQPGSNTLLTNSKGFAAGYTALFTDNLVNNLAFGLTRQGLSNAGLLSGPYVTLQDLSSLQATTSSNYTIAPVYNLTDNLSWTKHSHNLAFGTNIRFIDDRSSSNQLSYSNATGTYQYLNPGTIAGSGGAFDADAYPALYPQVAGNAKTNYNSAVMAAVGIINVGNITYNNTKNGTTLPVGAPVSRDYRWNEYELYAQDTWKALKDLSITYGLRYSYLQVPAETSGTQVGVCQIVGNECAPGAFSLTKFVNQSAQLAASGQSASGAGELGFPINGRYNGKPDYWTPEKGNIGPRIALAYSPTPDSGFLKKLLGTGQTSIRAGYSLVYDHFGAAIVNNFDTEGSFGLSTTLQTSAGVLKAGTAPRFTGVNNVPQSLLPPAPAVGFPGIPVRSGPTSGAIYWSQDSAIKTPYAHVVDFSIAREIRNGSSLEVTYVGRFGHRLLEQEDVAMPTNLAAAGTTYFAAAKQMSLLARQNGGNGVDVSTVQPIAYWETLFGALDGQDIGFGPGFTATQNIYQLYQQNLYNEANALYALDMPDTTTGAGINPNQLYPSNRFYHDQFSALYAWRSIGNSNYNALEVVYRQRFGLGLQADFNYTFSKSLDATSQAERLGSSGGINNAQIFNTWNPNQLYGPSDYDLRHQINTNYIWDLPFGRGKRFASSIGRFADELIGGWQTTGIVRWTSGFPFSVNNGNNFPTNYDIQGFATQIAKIPKGRGKLNQQFSNPAAVFAAFDFALPGESGSRNVLRGDGYFEEDAGLGKTFPIKDSMRVKAGIEVFNVTNSVRFDAHSVSARIDNPNGFGTATTALTNPRLAQFYARFEF, from the coding sequence ATGCGATTCAAGCTTCTCGTACTGGCTTCCTTTTGTACCCTGTTTCTTTTCCCTGGTCATGACATCGCCTGGAGTCAGGCAACGACGTCTTTGGGCGGACACGTAACGGACGCGGGCGGCGCATCGATTGCCGGAGCGAGTGTCAAGCTCACACGCACCGCAACCACCACAGTTCGCGAGACCACAACAAATAAAAATGGAGAGTACCAGTTCTCGCAAGTCGCTCCGGGCCGCTATGAGTTGACGATTGCTTCGCAGGGATTCGCGACGGAGAAGCAGACTGCGATCGATCTTTTGGTTAGCCAGCCAGCGACCATCAATGTCTCACTTGCTGTTGCGAGCGTTACTTCGGACGTCACGGTAAACGCAGCCGTTCAGCCGATCCTGAATACAACCGACGCTACATTGGGCAATGCGTTCACTGGTCAGCAGATTGAAAATCTCCCCAGCGAGGCCAGAAACGTTCCGGACCTGCTTAGCCTTCAGCCTGGCGTGACGTTTCTGGGGCGCACCGATACCGATACAGGGACGCAGTCGAACGGAAATACAAGCACCGACTCGCGCAGCGGTTCAACAAATGGAGGACGCTCCGACCAGGCCAACATCACCCTGGACGGTATCGACGTCAACGACATCAACAATGGCTATGCCTTTACCAGCGTGCTTCGCGTGTCACAGGATGCGATTGCCGAGTTTCGTGTGACGACGAGCAATCCGAATGCTGAAGAGGGGCGTTCGTCGGGCGCGCAAATTGCTCTGGTCACAAAGAGCGGAACGAACTCGCTTCATGGTGTCGTCTACGCTTACAACCGCAATAATCTGTTCCATGCGAATGACTTCTTCAATAAACAGACGCAGGCTAATGAGGGGCTGCCCAATGTGCCCTTGAAGCTGATTCGCAATGTTTTTGGTGCTTCGGTAGGCGGACCGATTAAGAAGAACACCGCGTTCTTCTTTCTCAACTACGAAGGCCGTCGAGACACACAAGGCTTTACCTCCAATAGCGACATCGTTCCGACACCGAGTTTTCGGGCTGGCAATCTGCAATATGTTTGTACTGGCGCCGCTAAGTGTCCTGCCAGCGGCGTATTTTTGCTCACTCCATCTGATCTTCAAAGTATGGATCCACAAGGAATCGGTGTGAATACAGCTGTCCTTGCGTTGATGAATACCTATCCCAACGGTAACAATCTGTCGCTGGGAGACGGACTCAATACAGAAGGCTACAGCTTTTCCTACAATACGCAGCGCAGCTATAACGCCTATACAGGGCGGCTAGACTGGGACATCAGAGGCAATGGGAAGCATACGGTCTTTTGGCGTGGCAACTTGCAGAATGACCATGAGCCCGGCGGACCGCAGTTTCCAGGACAGCCGGGAAGCAACACGCTATTGACCAACAGTAAAGGATTCGCCGCGGGCTATACGGCTTTGTTCACTGACAACCTGGTCAATAACCTTGCGTTTGGCCTCACCCGGCAAGGGCTAAGTAATGCAGGCCTTTTATCCGGTCCATATGTAACGCTCCAAGATCTTAGTTCGCTACAGGCCACCACTTCCTCCAACTACACTATTGCACCGGTGTACAACCTGACGGATAACCTCTCTTGGACGAAGCACAGTCACAATCTGGCATTTGGAACCAATATTCGCTTCATCGATGATCGCAGTTCGAGCAATCAGCTCTCGTACTCCAATGCGACTGGCACCTATCAATACCTCAACCCTGGAACGATAGCGGGTAGCGGTGGAGCCTTTGATGCGGATGCCTATCCAGCTCTTTATCCTCAGGTAGCCGGGAATGCTAAAACCAATTACAACAGCGCGGTGATGGCCGCTGTTGGAATTATCAATGTCGGAAATATCACGTACAATAACACGAAGAACGGCACGACGTTACCTGTCGGCGCTCCTGTGAGCCGCGACTATCGGTGGAACGAATATGAGCTTTACGCACAGGATACGTGGAAGGCACTGAAAGACCTAAGTATCACCTATGGTTTGCGCTACTCGTATCTTCAGGTGCCTGCAGAGACGAGCGGAACGCAGGTAGGCGTGTGTCAGATAGTCGGCAACGAGTGTGCACCCGGCGCGTTTTCGCTGACCAAGTTTGTCAATCAGAGCGCACAGCTTGCAGCATCGGGTCAGTCAGCCAGTGGAGCAGGCGAGCTCGGTTTCCCCATCAATGGCCGATATAACGGCAAGCCGGATTATTGGACGCCGGAGAAAGGTAATATCGGACCGCGAATTGCCCTTGCTTATTCGCCAACGCCAGACTCTGGTTTTCTAAAAAAGTTGTTGGGTACGGGCCAGACCAGTATTCGCGCTGGCTACTCTCTTGTGTACGATCATTTCGGCGCGGCCATCGTCAATAACTTTGATACCGAAGGATCGTTTGGCCTTTCGACGACGCTACAGACCAGCGCTGGAGTGCTGAAGGCCGGGACTGCGCCACGCTTTACGGGAGTAAACAATGTTCCGCAAAGCCTGTTGCCGCCCGCGCCTGCCGTCGGCTTCCCGGGTATTCCCGTTCGTAGCGGGCCAACGAGTGGTGCCATCTACTGGTCACAGGATTCGGCGATTAAGACACCTTATGCGCACGTCGTCGACTTTTCGATTGCCCGCGAGATTCGTAATGGCTCCTCACTGGAGGTGACATACGTGGGACGCTTCGGACATCGCCTGCTAGAGCAGGAAGACGTAGCGATGCCTACCAACCTGGCTGCTGCTGGAACCACTTATTTTGCTGCGGCGAAACAGATGTCACTGCTTGCTCGTCAAAACGGAGGCAATGGTGTCGACGTTTCGACGGTGCAGCCCATTGCCTATTGGGAGACACTGTTTGGCGCGCTGGATGGACAGGACATTGGATTTGGTCCTGGATTTACAGCGACACAGAATATCTACCAGCTTTACCAGCAGAATCTTTATAACGAAGCCAACGCGCTGTATGCGCTGGATATGCCCGACACGACCACGGGCGCTGGGATCAATCCGAATCAGCTGTATCCTTCGAACCGTTTCTACCACGACCAGTTCTCTGCGCTCTATGCCTGGAGATCGATCGGCAATTCAAACTATAACGCTCTTGAGGTCGTCTATCGCCAGCGCTTTGGTCTTGGCCTGCAGGCAGATTTCAACTACACCTTTTCGAAGTCTCTCGATGCGACTTCACAGGCGGAACGGCTGGGCTCCTCTGGTGGTATCAACAACGCACAGATCTTCAATACGTGGAATCCAAACCAGCTTTATGGCCCGTCGGACTACGATCTGCGGCACCAAATTAATACGAACTATATATGGGACCTGCCGTTCGGCCGGGGCAAGCGGTTTGCGTCTTCGATCGGCAGGTTTGCTGATGAGCTGATTGGCGGATGGCAGACGACCGGAATTGTGCGGTGGACCAGCGGCTTTCCGTTCTCTGTGAACAATGGCAATAACTTCCCGACCAACTATGACATCCAGGGGTTTGCGACGCAGATAGCCAAGATTCCGAAGGGTCGCGGGAAGCTGAATCAGCAGTTTTCGAACCCTGCCGCAGTCTTTGCCGCTTTCGACTTTGCGTTGCCAGGCGAGTCGGGATCGCGAAACGTTCTTCGAGGCGATGGATACTTTGAAGAAGATGCCGGACTGGGAAAGACGTTTCCCATCAAAGACAGCATGCGAGTTAAGGCTGGCATAGAAGTATTCAATGTGACCAACAGTGTGCGCTTCGACGCGCACTCGGTCTCGGCAAGGATCGACAATCCAAATGGCTTTGGGACGGCTACGACGGCGTTAACGAATCCTCGGCTGGCGCAGTTTTATGCGCGCTTTGAATTTTAG
- a CDS encoding acetyl ornithine aminotransferase family protein translates to MNSSTLSSTHKIVPVASTETHARFGPKLTNSLPGPLAQKIVADDNRLLSPSYTRGYPLVVKRGRGCRIEDVDGNEFLDFTAGIAVNSTGHCHPEIVKAIQDQAAELIHMSGTDFYYDLMPRVAQRLSAIAPMPGPHRFYFGNSGAEAVECAMKLARYHTGRQNIISFFGSFHGRTMGALSLTASKPQQKRRFAPFVPGVTHVRYPYAYRGCSGGPQAEEEFGLGCARFIEEKLFKTTLPPEEVAAIFVEPIQGEGGYVVAPNAFLYEIRRICDRYGIMMVVDEVQSGAGRTGKWWAIEHSGVEPDIVCIAKGIASGMPLGICMSKAEVMDWVPGSHASTFGGNPLCLSAALATMDIIEREAMANAASVGAKALARLRTWIDRYEIVGDVRGRGLMIGIEIVKDKQSRTPVGSIRDRIVELAFGSGLLLLGCGETTIRLCPPLIVKQEEVDVALDTLEECIAAAME, encoded by the coding sequence ATGAATAGTTCGACTCTTAGCTCGACGCACAAGATTGTGCCCGTTGCCTCTACCGAGACCCATGCCAGATTCGGCCCGAAGCTTACAAATTCTCTGCCGGGCCCTCTAGCGCAAAAGATCGTTGCCGACGACAACCGCCTGCTTTCGCCAAGTTATACCCGGGGCTATCCTCTGGTCGTAAAACGTGGGCGTGGCTGCAGAATTGAAGATGTTGATGGCAATGAGTTTCTTGATTTCACCGCAGGCATCGCAGTGAACTCGACCGGCCATTGCCACCCGGAGATAGTTAAGGCGATCCAGGATCAGGCCGCAGAGCTGATCCACATGTCGGGCACGGACTTTTACTACGACCTGATGCCGCGTGTTGCGCAACGGCTCTCAGCCATTGCGCCTATGCCTGGACCGCACCGCTTTTACTTCGGGAACTCCGGCGCAGAGGCAGTTGAGTGTGCAATGAAACTGGCTCGCTACCATACCGGGCGCCAGAACATCATCAGCTTCTTCGGAAGCTTTCATGGACGAACCATGGGCGCGCTTTCGCTGACGGCTTCCAAGCCTCAACAAAAGCGGCGCTTTGCTCCATTCGTTCCTGGCGTTACGCACGTGCGTTATCCCTATGCATATCGCGGATGCAGCGGCGGACCTCAGGCAGAAGAGGAGTTTGGGCTTGGCTGCGCGCGGTTCATTGAGGAGAAGTTATTCAAGACCACATTGCCGCCTGAAGAGGTTGCGGCGATCTTTGTCGAGCCGATTCAGGGCGAGGGTGGTTATGTCGTAGCGCCTAATGCATTTCTTTATGAGATTCGGCGCATCTGCGATCGATATGGAATCATGATGGTCGTCGATGAGGTCCAATCGGGCGCAGGCAGAACAGGCAAGTGGTGGGCGATTGAGCACTCGGGTGTCGAGCCGGATATTGTTTGCATTGCGAAAGGGATTGCATCGGGAATGCCGCTCGGCATCTGCATGTCAAAAGCAGAGGTGATGGATTGGGTGCCCGGCTCGCATGCGAGTACATTCGGCGGCAATCCTCTTTGCCTTTCTGCGGCGCTTGCGACAATGGATATTATTGAGCGCGAGGCGATGGCGAACGCTGCTTCTGTTGGTGCGAAGGCATTGGCCCGCTTGAGGACGTGGATCGACAGATACGAAATTGTTGGCGATGTTCGGGGTCGTGGGCTGATGATCGGCATCGAGATCGTAAAGGACAAGCAATCGCGTACGCCGGTTGGGTCGATAAGAGATCGCATCGTCGAATTAGCGTTTGGGAGCGGGTTGTTGCTGCTTGGCTGTGGAGAGACAACGATCAGGCTTTGCCCGCCGCTCATCGTCAAACAGGAAGAGGTCGATGTGGCACTCGATACCCTGGAAGAGTGCATTGCCGCAGCGATGGAGTAG
- a CDS encoding S41 family peptidase, translated as MAPRTRRALFIATLFLASCAVLGTFINQKVDAQSATDESTLRDSLHSFTNVYALVEQNYAEHLDSDKVDKAIYDGAIPGMLHTLDPHSSFQDPKAFAQMREDQHGKYYGVGMAIQPQPDPTAKNGLKIVVLTPFDGAPAYKAGIRPGDVIISVDGKSTDGMDSTAVASLLKGPRNTHVSVTMQREGTPKPLVFDLVREEVSRPSVDLAFMIRPGIGYIHVTSFMETTSREVGDALDRLGDMNGLVIDLRGNPGGLLNEAVGMADKFLQKGQIVVSQKGRAFPDQVYRVANGEQGKKYPIVVLVNRNTASAAEIVSGALQDHDRALIVGETTFGKGLVQTVFQLSQETGLLLTTYHYYTPSGRLIQRNYNGVSLYDYYYVRDDAAKPDKSNLEVKLTDSGRTVYGGGGITPDEPIPELKANDFQGTLVQKYAFFNFSKHYLAAHTVSKDFVVDDAVMKDFKDFLKSQQIDYTDADIASNLDWVKVSIKSELFTSQFGELEGLKVRADWDPQIAKAISFLPQAEALEERLAASQKTTLANR; from the coding sequence ATGGCTCCACGCACCCGCCGCGCACTCTTTATCGCCACCCTCTTTCTGGCCAGTTGCGCCGTGCTCGGCACATTTATCAACCAGAAGGTCGATGCCCAGTCGGCGACCGACGAGTCCACGCTTCGCGACTCCCTGCACTCCTTCACCAACGTCTATGCTCTGGTGGAACAGAACTACGCCGAACATCTCGACTCCGACAAGGTCGACAAAGCCATCTATGACGGTGCAATTCCAGGAATGCTGCATACGCTTGACCCCCACTCCAGCTTCCAGGACCCCAAGGCCTTCGCCCAGATGCGCGAAGATCAGCACGGCAAATATTACGGCGTCGGCATGGCGATTCAGCCGCAGCCCGATCCGACCGCAAAGAATGGACTGAAGATTGTCGTTCTCACTCCTTTTGACGGCGCTCCGGCTTATAAAGCCGGCATCCGCCCCGGCGACGTCATCATCAGCGTCGATGGAAAGTCCACCGACGGCATGGATTCGACAGCCGTCGCCTCTCTTCTGAAGGGGCCGCGTAACACACATGTCTCGGTCACCATGCAGCGAGAGGGCACCCCCAAGCCGCTCGTCTTCGATCTGGTCCGCGAAGAGGTCTCCCGCCCGTCGGTTGATCTCGCTTTCATGATCCGGCCTGGCATTGGCTACATTCACGTCACCAGCTTTATGGAGACCACGAGCCGCGAGGTTGGAGATGCACTCGATAGACTCGGCGACATGAATGGTCTTGTCATCGACCTACGCGGCAATCCGGGCGGCCTGCTGAACGAAGCGGTCGGCATGGCCGATAAGTTCCTGCAAAAGGGGCAGATCGTCGTCTCGCAGAAAGGGCGCGCCTTTCCAGACCAGGTCTACCGGGTAGCCAACGGCGAACAAGGCAAGAAGTACCCCATCGTCGTTCTCGTCAATCGCAATACTGCCTCTGCCGCGGAGATCGTCTCGGGCGCGCTACAGGACCATGACCGCGCCCTGATCGTCGGTGAGACCACCTTCGGCAAGGGACTGGTTCAGACCGTCTTTCAGCTCAGCCAGGAGACTGGTCTGCTGCTGACCACCTATCACTACTACACGCCATCGGGCCGACTGATTCAGCGCAACTACAACGGCGTGTCGCTGTACGACTACTATTACGTCCGCGACGACGCGGCAAAGCCCGATAAGAGCAACCTCGAGGTAAAGCTGACCGACTCGGGTCGTACCGTATACGGCGGCGGCGGTATTACCCCCGACGAGCCGATCCCTGAGCTCAAAGCGAACGACTTCCAGGGAACACTCGTTCAGAAATACGCATTCTTCAACTTCAGCAAGCATTACCTTGCAGCCCACACCGTTAGCAAAGACTTCGTGGTCGACGATGCTGTCATGAAAGACTTCAAGGACTTCCTGAAGTCGCAGCAAATCGACTATACCGATGCCGATATCGCCAGTAACCTTGACTGGGTGAAGGTGAGCATCAAGAGCGAACTCTTTACCTCACAGTTCGGAGAACTCGAAGGCTTGAAGGTACGCGCCGACTGGGATCCACAGATTGCCAAGGCGATCAGCTTCCTGCCCCAGGCGGAGGCACTCGAAGAGCGCCTTGCGGCATCGCAGAAGACTACCCTGGCCAACCGCTAA